Part of the Bubalus bubalis isolate 160015118507 breed Murrah chromosome 9, NDDB_SH_1, whole genome shotgun sequence genome is shown below.
tcaaacacaTCTTAACATCTTTGTTGTTTTCTAGGCTTTGGAAAGAAGTTCTAACCAAACCTAGTTTCAAAAAAAGAAtcatattattaaatatagtcataaatatttaaaatactggctTCAGATTTACACATTCACCAAtgtatgctcaaattcatgcttGAATTTGTAAATTCAACATACAATCATAAaggccagggcagggctgcaTAGAACCCTCTCCCTAGTCCGTCGTTTGTGAGATGAACTCAGTTCATTTGCTTACTTTAACACAATGCTATCATGTTGGAAAATCACTTTTTCAATTCTTTAAACTTATAGATATGTATGAGATAGCCATATCCAGAGCTGGAAAATTCATGCTGTTCATTTTGATTTTGCACAGGCCACCTCCCCTTAGTTGAAGTCCAGCTCCACTCCACTCCTTGCTGAGCAGCTCTGGGACCTTAGTTGTGCATAGAAGTTGGAGGAGCTGAAGAATGAGGCCAACTTGGATTTGGAAAATCATGGAAAATGCCAGCAGATAAAGTTTCTTGGGAGTAGAACATCAATGTCAGCACCAGGAGCATGTGATTAAGCCATTTATATAATGATACTCTTTTAGGAATTCTAGTCTTTATCCCTGTTTTTTCAACTCTCTCTCTATGTATAGAAGCTTTTCATCCTTTTCTGTGTCCCATAAATTCTGATTGAGTGCCTGGTACCTGCCAGGTTCTTTATTGGCACTGAGGAAGCAATACTTAATCAACACTTTGCCTTCAGAGAACCTGTATTTTCATGGAGGGAACAAACAATAGATAAATAAACATGCAAATAATAGTAAGATTTCAGATGGTGAAGGAATATAAAATAAGGGTTAGGGAATAAAGCAAGCTAGTGATATGCTTTCAAAAGAATGATCAGGAAGACATATTGTGCAAATAATGTTCGTGAGAAGACGGATGAAAAAGGATACTTCTTCCATCACCAGTTGTTACTTGTCATTCTGTGTTGCCATCATGTCTCTCCACTTCCCAGATTTCTCCCTTATCCTTACTTATCCCACTGTCTCTTCTTGACATCTTTCTACAGAACTAGGCAGTAAAATTTCTCACCCATAACCATGCCACCTACTTGTGATCTCTGAGTTCCCTAAGGATAAATCTAGACTTAGTTGGAGAATCTAGAAGCAATAAATATGCCAACATTCCAGATCCCAGTTGTGGCTGTGCATTAAAATCCACTTTGGAAGAAGTCTGGGTGCATATCACACTACCAAGATGTATGGAATTTTCATACTGAATGAAGATCACACTTCtaatccttaacaaaattataGCAACAATGTGCCAAACAATGCTAAACAATATgaccaaaatatattttcttcatttgcatCGACTATCCTGTCAGATGGATTGCTAAATAATGTTAttaaatatctgctgctgctgcttctaagttgcttcagtcatgtctgacgcttcagtcgtgtccgactctgtgagaccccatagacggcagcccatcaggctcccccatccctgggattctccaggcaagaacactggagtgggttgccatttccttctccaatgcatgaaagtgaaaagtgaaagtgaagtcgttcagtcgtgtccgactcctagagaccccatggactgcagcccaccagacccctctgtccatgggattttccaggctagagtactggagtggggtgccattgctttctccttttaaatATCAGTGGATGCCAAATCATTAATCTGGCCCACATTtaaatatactactatatatttgAAttcacttcataaatatttgatttttggaaaaagataaaagtcaGTGGTATATttacaaaggaaaagcagtctcACTTCTGTGTTTTTCTCCCTTGATCCtccagatcaaaccagtcaactaaGACATGAAGCAAGGAAATGAATCTTCCATTACTGATTTCATTCTCCTGAGCCTCTTCTTAGATTCCAGGCATCCTGGCCTTCTCATCACCATAATTCTCTTCATTCTTGGGGTTGCCATCACTGGAAACTCAGTCTTGGCCCTACTGATCTGGCGAGATGCCCACCTTCACACCCCTATGTATTTCCTACTCAGCCAGCTCTCTCTCATGGACCTCACCCTAATCTCCACCACTGTCCCGAAGATGGTCACTGATTTCTTCTCTGGACAGAGTTTCATCTCTCACATTGGCTGTGGAGCCCAACTCTTTCTTTACTTGATGCTAGGAGTGGCTGAGTGTGTTCTCCTGACATTCATGGCCTTTGACCACTATCTGGCCATCTGTTACCCCCTCAGATACCCAGTCATCATGACCCCCAGAGCCTGTTTGCAAATGGCCACTGGTTCATGGGTTGGGGGTATGCTCATCTCCCTTATGCACACAGTTTATGCCATGAATTTCTCTACTTGTGACTCCAGGGAGGTTCACCATTTCTTCTGTGAGGTTATGGCCCTTCTGAAGCTCTCTTGTGAGGATACCTCAACCTATGAGAAGGTGGTGTTGGCATCTAGCATTGTTTTCCTACTCATACCTTTTGGACTCATCTTGACCTCCTACATCCTCATCTTTCTCACTGTCCTCCATATGAACGCCCCTGAGGGAAGAAACAAAGCTCTGGCCACCTGCTCGTCCCACCTGAGTGTAGTGAGCCTCTACTTTGGTCCAGCTATGATCATCTACATGaccccaggttcctctctccctgCAGATGTGGACCAGTGTCTCTTTGTGTTTGATGTTATCATCACCCCCATGCTCAACCCCCTTATCTATAGCCTGAGGAACAAGGAGGTACTGGAGGCTCTGAGGAACATTCTATGGAGAAAGCTGATGTTTACAGTGAAAAGAtgatgccactttttttttttttaaaagaactcctATTctctggcattgaaacatgtaaaatatcatgtatgaaacgagttgccagtccaggttcgatgcacgatactggatgcttggggctggtgcactggaacgacccagagggatggaatggggagggaggagggaggagggttcaggatggggaacacatgtatacctgtggcggattcattttgatatttggcaaatctaatacagttatgttaagtttaaaaataaaataaaattaaaaaaaaaaaaaaagaactcctaTTCTCTATTGTTCCCCATTTAATGCTGATGCTATTAGGAAAAATTTAACTCTGGATTTCAGTTTTCAACAGTATTAAAGAAATGAcactttttctttcagatttcaaGTAATGTGAAACATACTACAATGGCAACAGGGGAATTCTATTTAACAGTGTTACGCTACTTAACTGATCATAACATACATATCCAATTTTCCCAGAGCTCGCAAATCAAATTCGTAAGGAAACTGATGTAGGCATATATATTCAACAAGCTTTACAAAATTCAAGATAACCTGATAAATAACATGGTCCTAATGTACCTTATCTAGctgctttggtggctcagatggtaaagaatctgtctgcaatgcaggagactcaggtttaacccctgggttggaaagatcccctagagaaagcaatgactacccactctagtatccttgcttgAAAAacaccatggatagaggagcctggtgagctacagttcatggagttgcaaaaagttagacatgactgagaaactaaccaTGCACACACAATGTAGCTTTTCAATCACATGTCCTACACTTACCATTGATACACTCTAATTTGCACCATATTGGTATATTCAGGTTTGCACTTTTCAGATGATTTCATGAGTTCTcaattttattattcagttcagtccctcagtcatatccaattctttgcgattccatggactacagcatgccaggcttccctgtccatcaccaactcctgaagcttgttcaaactcatgtccgttgagtcagtgaagccatccaaccatctcatcctctgtcatccccttctcctcttgccttcaatcttccacagaatcagggtcttttctaagtcagttcttcacatcagatggccaaagtagtggagcttcagcttcagcatcagtccttccaatgaatattcaggactgatttcatttaagattgactggtttgatcttgcagtccaagggactctcaagagtcttctctaacaccacagttcaaaaacttcaattcttgggcactcagctttctttatggcccaactctaacatccatacatgactactggaaaaaccatagctttgattgtatggacctttgtcagtaatgtctctgctttttaatatgctgtctaggtctttcatagcttttcttccaaggaacaaatatcttttaatttcatgactgcagtcaccatctgcagtgattttggaaccccccaaaataaagtctgtcactgtttccattgcctccccatctatttgccatcaagtgatgggaccagatgccatgatctttgttttttgaatgttgagttttaagccagctttttcactatcctttttcactttcatcaagaggttcttcagttcatctttgctttctgccataagggtggtgtcatgtgcatatctgaggttattgatatttctccctgcagtcttgattccagcttgtgcttcatccagtccaggatttcacatgatgtgagtctcagtgaactccgggagttggtgatggacagggaggcctggcgtgctgcaattcatggggttgcaaagagtcggacacgactgactgactgatctgatctgatctgatctgactctgCATCATGTAAGGCTCACCACACTGAGGTGGGAAGAGCAGGTGGCCAGAGGTTTTTTTCTGCCCTCAGGAGAATTCATATGGAGGACAGTAAAATAAGTTAAAGGTGACatgatacagccttgacatactcctttcccaatttggaacgagcccattgttccatgtccaattctaactgttgcttattggcctccatacacatttctcaggaggcaggtaggttggtctggtattcccttctgtagaataattttccactgtttgttgtgagccacacagtcaaaggatttagtatagtcaatgaagcagaagtagacagaGCAGAATTACTCTGATGGACTATGTGAGTGTGCACAGCTCTGTGATTTACAAGGGATCTGAAGGCAGTGATACCATCTCTTGTGCAAGGGAAACTTCTAATTATGcctaatataagcatttaacACTGTTGCCTGTGCAATGTTATAAAATACATACTCAGCAATTCTTTTAATCTGCACATCATTCCTGCGTTGTGGATATGTTTTAGTccaattttaaaagggaaagaagagagacatCAAAGGACAATTCCTCTAGACCAAGGATATCAGGTAGATGTAGTCGTTTGGCATGCACTTCAAACCCTGGTACTGATcttttagaaattatatttttaaattgttccaCAATACTGTTTATGCTTATAGAGTTTATAAATCTAACCAAGTGTTTGCTAAACAGAAGATATTTCACTATTTAAAACAAACCACTTCTTGCAAGCTGTTTCTTAACAATCTCCCCCATCATGACCTTGTGTCTCTCCTTGTGCAGCATCAACTAGTACTAGGAATTAACTTAATAATAGGTTTAAACTTTACACAGACTAGGGTGACTTCTGGGAAACTggcaaaaatcatatttttaagattcttccCTAAATACTGGTTCTATGGTTAGTCATTCTGTTCTAGTTGAGCTGACTTAAGAGATGCTTGAATTGGGAGGATTCATGGGCAAATGGGAAAATTCTATATGTGAGAAGGAAAAGGTGAACACAGACCATATTCAATTATGAAAATGCTTTTCTTAACTCAGATTATCAAGGCCTCTACTATCCATCTTCAAAAGAATCTCCTTTATTTTCCATGAGGCCTCATAAGACTGAGTGAAAATAAtgacttttcaaaatgtaaaatcatAAGCTTCTGTTGAAGCTGTGTCTGCAAAGGACCTCAAGGTGATGATTGAattagttcttaaaaaaaatatacatgattcatgtgaaatagagagctagtgggaagttgctgcatAACACAGGAACCCAGTCTGGCATTCTGTGATCACCTAGAATGTGAGACTGGAGGAGTGGAGgtaggggatatatatatatatatatatatacacacacacacatacacacacacacacacacacacacacacacatatatatataattactttgtcaacaaagatcgatatagtcaaggctatggtttttccagtagtcatgtatggatgtgagagttggactataaagaaagctgagcactgaagaattgatgcttttgaactgtggtgttggagaagactcttgggagtcccttggactgcaaggggatccaaccagtccatcctaaaggaaatcagtcctgaatattcattggaaggactgatgctgaagttgaaactccagtactttggccacctgatgcaaagagctgactcatttgaaaagaccccgatgctgggaaagattgagggcaggaggagaatgggacaacagaggatgagatcgttggatggcctcaccgactcaatggacatggatttgggtagactctggcagttggtgatggacagggaggcctggtgtgctgtggttcatggggtc
Proteins encoded:
- the LOC102414761 gene encoding olfactory receptor 2T29-like, whose protein sequence is MKQGNESSITDFILLSLFLDSRHPGLLITIILFILGVAITGNSVLALLIWRDAHLHTPMYFLLSQLSLMDLTLISTTVPKMVTDFFSGQSFISHIGCGAQLFLYLMLGVAECVLLTFMAFDHYLAICYPLRYPVIMTPRACLQMATGSWVGGMLISLMHTVYAMNFSTCDSREVHHFFCEVMALLKLSCEDTSTYEKVVLASSIVFLLIPFGLILTSYILIFLTVLHMNAPEGRNKALATCSSHLSVVSLYFGPAMIIYMTPGSSLPADVDQCLFVFDVIITPMLNPLIYSLRNKEVLEALRNILWRKLMFTVKR